The Natronogracilivirga saccharolytica genome includes a window with the following:
- a CDS encoding transcriptional regulator yields MRRPKYIIFDYNKIDKVIHNRLRLAMLSSIAYSEEIDFSTLKNTVKATDGNIGKQIQVLEESGYIITRTLHSGKRPQKMIALTNKGRNALVRYKKHVMTLLQFQDSE; encoded by the coding sequence ATGCGACGTCCGAAATACATCATATTTGACTACAACAAAATTGACAAAGTCATCCACAACCGGCTCCGTCTTGCCATGCTCTCATCGATTGCCTATTCGGAAGAAATTGACTTTTCAACGCTGAAAAACACCGTAAAAGCCACGGACGGAAATATCGGCAAACAAATTCAGGTTCTGGAAGAATCGGGTTATATTATCACACGAACACTGCACAGCGGCAAACGGCCGCAAAAAATGATAGCCCTGACCAACAAAGGACGAAATGCCCTGGTGCGTTACAAGAAACATGTCATGACCCTGCTGCAATTTCAGGATTCGGAATAA
- a CDS encoding tRNA (5-methylaminomethyl-2-thiouridine)(34)-methyltransferase MnmD: MMTGDKNKPETTGRTDSAGKPDDRSSSSPDNTSGPEQVRTRDGSMTLYSHHYGQHYHNLAGAWTESRHVFFEQTGLLRAIAGHRNVTVFETGYGSGFHLLLLELFRRSAKSRSNIYYAGVEKYPVSGDMFRSMQPGKIAADLYESAGTSPSVADENADLANEELADAIAGFNDRQCRAETGSVISVTLSGDPPDSARSGTPPPEQAGTDRIHTGSTTATVYRGDFSDLKSLSSMISVNRFDFFLHDAFSPAANPDLWTTEVFSKLLDSASDRAMLGTYCSATKARAAMVLAGWHVARAAGPPGKREMTLASPSEEALSGFKRVNEQRLRDRFQKELTS, from the coding sequence ATGATGACCGGGGATAAAAACAAGCCTGAAACCACGGGCAGGACTGACAGTGCAGGCAAGCCTGACGACCGTTCATCCAGCTCGCCGGACAACACGTCCGGACCGGAACAAGTCCGGACCCGTGACGGCTCGATGACCTTGTACTCGCATCATTACGGCCAGCACTATCACAACCTGGCAGGGGCATGGACCGAAAGCCGGCATGTTTTTTTTGAACAAACCGGACTGCTGCGGGCGATTGCCGGTCACCGCAACGTTACTGTTTTCGAAACCGGGTACGGATCCGGATTCCATTTGCTTCTCCTGGAACTGTTCCGGCGTTCAGCGAAATCGCGTTCAAACATATATTATGCCGGTGTTGAGAAATATCCTGTGTCCGGTGACATGTTCCGCTCGATGCAACCCGGGAAGATTGCAGCCGACTTGTATGAAAGCGCCGGGACCAGCCCTTCCGTGGCTGATGAAAATGCAGACCTTGCAAATGAAGAACTTGCGGACGCCATCGCCGGTTTCAATGACAGACAGTGCCGGGCGGAGACCGGGTCCGTGATTTCGGTGACATTATCCGGCGATCCCCCTGATTCAGCTCGGTCCGGAACTCCGCCTCCGGAGCAAGCCGGAACAGACCGGATTCACACCGGGTCAACCACAGCAACCGTTTATCGCGGAGATTTTTCGGATCTGAAATCGCTCAGTTCCATGATTAGCGTCAATCGTTTTGATTTTTTTCTGCACGACGCCTTCTCTCCGGCGGCCAACCCGGATCTCTGGACCACGGAGGTTTTTTCAAAGCTGCTGGATTCGGCATCAGACCGGGCGATGCTCGGAACGTATTGTTCAGCAACAAAGGCACGGGCGGCGATGGTTCTGGCAGGATGGCATGTTGCACGCGCTGCCGGTCCGCCGGGCAAACGGGAAATGACACTCGCCTCGCCATCCGAAGAAGCCCTTTCCGGATTCAAACGTGTAAACGAGCAGCGGCTGCGGGATCGCTTTCAGAAGGAGCTGACCTCCTGA
- a CDS encoding NUDIX hydrolase: MESSKQPDTFQDFCRRVISRRLPGEKAQRRMAPVPDNRPAVSDPGDAEPTRSAVLALLSMQSPPAILYTLRNESLNNHGGQISFPGGRLEPGESTDQAAIREAAEEVGIYARQYSLSGCLSPLYVPPSDFIIHPWLAFCPDRPHITLQRSEVSEAFWVPIDDLADPAKIKKQADTFRGRKLTFPYWDVHTVPLWGATAMITSEIIAIYKEFREATNRDRST; encoded by the coding sequence ATGGAATCATCGAAACAGCCGGACACTTTTCAGGATTTTTGCAGGCGCGTCATCAGCCGCCGCCTTCCGGGTGAAAAAGCACAAAGAAGGATGGCTCCGGTACCGGACAACCGTCCGGCCGTATCGGACCCGGGTGATGCCGAACCAACCCGCAGCGCGGTTCTTGCGCTGCTTTCGATGCAGTCGCCGCCGGCAATTCTGTACACCCTGAGAAACGAATCGCTGAATAACCACGGCGGCCAGATCAGTTTTCCGGGCGGACGGCTTGAGCCCGGGGAATCAACCGACCAGGCGGCCATCCGCGAAGCGGCTGAGGAAGTGGGAATTTATGCCCGTCAGTACTCACTGAGCGGCTGCCTGAGTCCGCTGTATGTTCCTCCCTCTGATTTCATCATTCATCCGTGGCTGGCATTCTGTCCCGACCGTCCGCACATCACACTTCAGAGGTCGGAGGTCAGTGAAGCTTTCTGGGTTCCCATTGACGATCTCGCAGATCCTGCCAAAATCAAAAAACAAGCGGATACTTTCCGGGGCCGGAAGCTGACTTTCCCGTACTGGGATGTGCATACCGTCCCGCTGTGGGGTGCTACAGCCATGATTACTTCCGAGATCATCGCCATCTACAAAGAGTTCAGAGAAGCAACAAACCGGGACCGCAGTACATGA